The proteins below are encoded in one region of Scophthalmus maximus strain ysfricsl-2021 chromosome 4, ASM2237912v1, whole genome shotgun sequence:
- the bnc1 gene encoding zinc finger protein basonuclin-1 isoform X3, whose protein sequence is MLYGTQAIPIRLKILLDRLFSVLKQEEVIQILNALDWTLQDYIRGYVLQDVAGKVLDRWAIMTFEEEIATLQQFLRFGETKSIVELMALQDKEGQAVLVPSTRTNSDIRTFIERNTPRTVANISTSKVDKLSGNSMHHFENFINSVAFMLPFQLLGSVPAPFLGSPTGTLQHHHHQQHQQHQQPCCGSIEQQSHRRDDQGQDGLGKDNSLPLSRPLESNLLYSSSVSFTADLDRSGDKPMDSLSTTTKIEAEDFSTSDNYSDGPSTPCTPSMSSDVTQMSPDGKLRSLDRNGSSGGGGGSGGSLKKGRVYCNACEKTFYDKGTLKIHYNAVHLKIKHKCTIEGCNMVFSSLRSRNRHSANPNPRLHMPMNRNNRDKDLRGSISPDESSQGEKRSEYCTQICPAESHKSVSSYMVSHVDAGSKLHSSSFPSMGQSGILFPNLKTVQPVLPFYRSLVTPAELANTPGTLPSLPLLSSSVPIKPITAPEPCMTDPIPKKKSRKSSMPIKIEKESVERDEQIDKGSSSEDDAPLQGRDQDKCDSIRAEGHMCMRPGGDEKEVGGAYTGEEKERGSPRHLLDQTLDRGMTERNKKDDGLRQAEKEVITRGSSPFENRLIENHCDNSILCQEPIGNEERADRELAQSLHAANKISELKWDEGEHRIVNGGPLQLIDRDREGSDGCVDDYSDSGLSHFKPGADLPHHCEICSKTFKNPYSVKMHYQNVHLKEMHMCTVDGCNAAFPSRRSRDRHSANLNLHHKLLTKESFSPASTLYLPSSHCRDRDSVGLDYCQDQRDRDLLHRDPTSHTSVIYRGHNRMGLVFPMSKMSTAPDGAEALPLDETEGLEGGGEGGGSGEDGAVLDLSTSSSAPPRGSGSARSSWDSDGAGSEEGEGVEEGEVMVPMEDSDESCDGIGMGRPGGEELALGGERTLGSIVGGQGGLQGGGGGSPITCHICQKVYSNKGTFRAHYKTVHLRLLHKCKVPGCDTSFSSVRSRNRHSQNPNLHRNLTVGSDTRMDQE, encoded by the exons GATGTAGCGGGGAAGGTGCTAGACCGGTGGGCCATCATGACGTTTGAGGAGGAGATTGCCACACTACAGCAGTTTCTGCGTTTTGGTGAGACCAAGTCCATAGTGGAGTTGATGGCTCTGCAGGACAAGGAGGGGCAGGCAGTGTTGGTTCCCAGCACCCGCACCAACTCAGATATCCGCACTTTCATTGAGCGCAACACCCCACGCACTGTTGCCAACATCTCTACATCCAAAGTCGATAAGTTAAGCGGTAACAGTATGCACCACTTTGAGAACTTTATCAATAGCGTGGCCTTCATGCTGCCATTCCAGCTGTTAGGCTCTGTTCCTGCACCGTTTCTTGGCTCACCAACAGGTACAttgcagcaccaccaccaccagcaacaCCAGCAACACCAGCAGCCATGCTGTGGTTCAATAGAGCAGCAGAGTCATAGACGAGATGATCAAGGGCAGGATGGTCTTGGGAAGGAcaactctcttcctctttcacgACCTCTAGAAAGCAACCTTCTTTATTCCAGCTCTGTATCATTCACTGCTGATCTCGACCGAAGTGGAGACAAGCCAATGGACAGCCTCTCCACCACCACAAAGATTGAGGCAGAGGACTTCTCCACTAGCGACAACTACTCGGATGGACCCTCCACACCGTGCACACCTTCAATGAGCTCTGATGTAACACAGATGTCCCCCGATGGCAAACTGCGCTCCTTGGACAGGAATGGGAGCAGTGGCGGAGGTGGTGGGAGTGGAGGCTCTCTGAAGAAAGGTCGTGTATATTGCAATGCCTGTGAGAAGACGTTCTATGACAAAGGTACACTGAAAATCCACTACAATGCAGTGCACCTTAAGATTAAACATAAGTGTACAATCGAGGGCTGCAACATGGTGTTCAGCTCGCTGCGCAGTCGCAATCGCCATAGTGCCAACCCAAACCCACGGCTACACATGCCCATGAATCGCAATAACCGGGACAAAGACCTGCGGGGCAGCATATCTCCCGATGAAAGCTCTCAAGGAGAAAAGAGGTCTGAATATTGCACCCAGATCTGCCCTGCAGAAAGCCATAAATCAGTTTCCAGCTACATGGTGAGCCATGTGGATGCTGGCTCTAAGCTCCACAGTAGCTCATTCCCTAGCATGGGCCAGAGTGGCATCCTCTTTCCCAACTTGAAAACAGTACAGCCTGTCCTGCCTTTCTACCGCAGTCTAGTAACTCCAGCAGAACTTGCCAACACCCCAGGGACACTACCCTCGCTTCCTCTGTTGTCCTCCTCTGTACCCATCAAACCCATCACAGCCCCTGAACCCTGCATGACAGACCCAATACCAAAGAAAAAATCACGGAAGTCAAGCATGCCAATAAAGATAGAAAAGGAGTCAGTGGAAAGAGACGAGCAGATAGATAAGGGGAGCAGCTCTGAGGATGACGCTCCTTTACAGGGCAGGGAccaggacaagtgtgacagtATCCGAGCCGAAGGTCATATGTGTATGAGACCAGGTGGGGATGaaaaggaggtgggaggggctTACACTGgcgaagagaaggagaggggcaGCCCCAGGCATCTGTTGGACCAAACCTTAGATAGAGGAATGACAGAGAGGAACAAAAAAGATGATGGGCTCAGGCAAGCCGAAAAAGAGGTAATCACCCGTGGATCTTCCCCCTTCGAAAACAGACTGATTGAGAACCACTGTGACAACAGCATTCTCTGTCAGGAACCGATTGGCAATGAAGAAAGGGCAGACAGGGAGCTTGCACAGTCACTACATGCAGCTAACAAAATTTCCGAGCTCAAATGGGACGAGGGTGAGCACAGGATAGTTAACGGGGGGCCTCTCCAGCTCATAGACCGGGACAGGGAGGGATCTGATGGCTGTGTTGATGACTATAGTGACTCAGGGTTGTCTCACTTCAAACCCGGTGCTGACCTCCCACACCACTGTGAAATCTGCAGTAAGACCTTTAAGAACCCCTACAGCGTCAAGATGCACTACCAAAATGTCCACCTGAAGGAGATGCACATGTGCACAGTGGATGGCTGCAATGCTGCCTTCCCTTCCCGCAGGAGCAGAGACAG acACAGTGCAAATTTGAACCTGCACCACAAGCTACTGACCAAAGAATCATTCAGCCCAGCCAGCACGCTCTACTTGCCCTCATCCCACTGTAGAGACAGAGACTCTGTTGGCCTGGACTACTGCCAGGACCAGCGGGATAGAGATTTGCTCCATCGAGACCCAACCAGCCACACCTCTGTCATCTACCGAGGACACAACCGCATGGGTCTGGTCTTCCCTATGAGCAAAATGTCCACTGCACCAGACGGTGCTGAGGCATTGCCCTTAGATGAAACGGAGGGGttagaaggaggaggagaaggtggtggAAGTGGGGAGGATGGCGCAGTCCTGGACCTGAGCACATCTTCATCTGCCCCGCCCCGTGGCAGCGGCAGTGCACGATCTTCCTGGGACTCAGATGGAGCTGGCAGTgaggaaggggaaggggttgaaGAGGGTGAAGTTATGGTTCCTATGGAGGACAGTGATGAAAGTTGCGATGGGATTGGCATGGGAAGGCCTGGGGGGGAAGAGTTGGCACtcgggggagagaggacccTCGGCAGTATTGTGGGAGGACAAGGCGGGCTTcagggaggtgggggtggatCTCCGATCACCTGCCACATCTGCCAAAAGGTCTACAGCAACAAGGGCACATTTAGAGCCCATTACAAGACTGTCCATCTACGACTGCTTCACAAGTGTAAAGTCCCTGGTTGTGatacttccttttcctctgtgagaagcagaaacagacacagtcagaaCCCAAACCTCCACAGGAACCTAACTGTTGGTTCAGATACCAGGATGGACCAAGAATAG